TCTCAAGATAAGAAAAGTTGTATGGATAACAATGATGGATTTAGTTGATGAGGACACTTCGGATACATACGGGTATCCCGGAACTATGGGATTTTTCACTATAGACGGTATAGATAAAGGTAATTTCGGACTTATAACATCTGAAGTACAAAATCTTTCAGTGCAGGCCATAATAGTCTATCCGAACCCGTACAATCCGCGAAAAAATGTTCAAGGATTAACAATAGTAGGTTTAACAACAAATGCGAAGGTAAAAATATATACGATAAGTGGAGAATTGATAAGGGAGATAGAAGGGAGTGATGGAGATGGAAGTGTAGTATGGGATGGCAAGAATGGTAACGGTAAAATAGTAGCGAGTGGAATATATATAGGGTATATAAAAGATACAACAGGAGTAAAAAAAGTAAAAATTGCAGTAGAAAAATGAGAATAGAAAAAAGCTGCATAAATATTATTAAAAGTGCACGAAATTTATATAAAATTATCGAAAAAAACTTACACTTTTATAATTATATAGATTTTTATTCGCAGAAGTAATACTAAGTTTTTCAGCAGACATTAAGGAGGTATGTATTATGGGTATTATAATTCTAATTTTGATTTTACTTATTATGGCGGTTGTTTGGCTTATCAGTTATTTTATCGGTATTTACAACCAGCTTGTACAAATCAGGATAAATATTGATAAGTCCTGGGCGAATATTGAAATTCTTGAAAAACAGCGGTATGACGAAATACCGAAATTGGTAAAAGTCTGCGAAGGGTATATGCAGTATGAAAAAGGCACGTTAGAAAAAATAATATCTGCAAGAACAAAATTTTTAGAAGCAAAAAACCCGTCGCAAATGGCTCAAGCGGGTTCTGATTTATCAGGCGCACTGAAAACGCTTTTTGCAGTTTCAGAAAACTATCCCGAACTTAAAGCAAATGAAAATTTCAAACAGTTGCAAAGCAG
This genomic window from Elusimicrobiota bacterium contains:
- a CDS encoding LemA family protein, producing MGIIILILILLIMAVVWLISYFIGIYNQLVQIRINIDKSWANIEILEKQRYDEIPKLVKVCEGYMQYEKGTLEKIISARTKFLEAKNPSQMAQAGSDLSGALKTLFAVSENYPELKANENFKQLQSRVSYLEGQIADRREFFNDSVAIFNVRIKQVPDVFVANLLKYTPKEMYKVLSEEKASPDIKFDIPK